ACTCGCCTTCGGGGCATACGACGACGGCGTCGTCGGGGAGGGATGCCGCGATGAGGCTCACCATCGCCGATGTCTGCGCCCCGAGGGCGACCGCGTCCGTCGCGACACCGACGAGCCGTGCGAACGACGTCCGGCACCGCTCGGCGACCTCCGCGTAGCGGATCGGGTCCGGGAGGGCGTCGAGGTCGTCGCGCACCGCCGCCCGCGTGGCGAGCGGTGGGATGCCCGCGGTGCACGCTGCGACATAGCCGCGCACGTCGGGGAACGACGCGCGGACGTCGGCGGGGGAGAGGGGCATGCCTCCATGGTGTCGAGGACCGACGAATTGCACTACGGCAGGTATTGCATCGAATGCATGACGTCGCGTTATATGTGCAGGTGCCGACTTCTCTCCCCGACCTGTCCGTCGCCGAACTTCGGATCGTGAAGGCCGTCGGCGACACCGGCTCCGTGACCGCCGCCGCCGTCGCACTCGGCTACAGCCAGCCCGCCGTGAGTCAACAGCTCCGCCGCCTCGAGTCGCGGCTCGGCATGGCGGTGGTGGAACGCGTCGGCAGACGGATGCGGCTCACCGAAGCCGGCCGCATTCTCGCTCGCCACGCCGCCTCCATCACGACCGCGCTCGGGGCGGTCGCCGGCGAACTCGCCGATCTGAGCGGGGGCAGAACGGGGACGGTGCGACTCGTCGGGTTCCCTTCCGCGTCGCCGACCGTGCTGCCCCGGCTGATGCGACGCCTCGCCGAAACCGACCCGGGCGTGTCCCTCACCTACGTGGAGGCGGAGCCGCCGGAAGCGGTCGCGGCTGTCCGGGCCGATCGCGCGGACATCGCGCTGACCTTCAGCCATCCGGGTGGGGGCACGGATGCCCACGGTGACAGCATCCGCGGACTCGACGCTCGCCGCATCGGCGCGGAGGATCTCCTGCTGGTCCTGCCCGACGGCCACCCCCGGACCTCGGACGACGTCGTCGAACTCGAAGCCCTCGCCGCCGACGACTGGATCGCGGGGTGTCCGCGGTGCCGCAGCCACCTGCTCGACTCCTGCTCGCGAGCCGGGTTCCTTCCCCGCATCCGCTTCGAGACGGACAACGTGGCGGCCGTCGAGCAGCTCGTCGCCCAGCGGGTGGGGGTCGCCACGCTGCCCCGATTGGCAGTGGCATCCTTCCCGCTCGTCGACGGTGTCACCACGCGCCCGCTGGCCTCCGGAGACCGGCGGGAGTTGCACGCGGTGTCGGCGCGAGGCGCGGCACGTGTCCCCGCCGTCGCGACCGTGCTTCGCCACCTCGAATCCGCCGTCGCGGAGATGACCATGCCAGGGCCGGAGGCCTCCCGATCGAAGTAGGGTGAGCCCCATGCATCAGCGTCCCCTCGCCGCCACCGGCCGTTCCGTATCCTCGATCGGCCTCGGTACGTGGCAGCTCGGGGCCGACTGGGGAGACGTCTCCGAAGCCGATGCGCTCGACGTGCTCGCGACCTCGGTCGAGGCGGGCGTCACCCTCTTCGACACCGCCGACGTCTACGGCGACGGACGCAGTGAGACCCTGATCGGCCGCTTCCTCTCCTCTCACCCCGGGCACGGTGTCACGGTCGCCACCAAGATGGGCCGTCGCATGGACCAGGTTCCCGAGAACTACACCGCCGCCAACTTCCGCGCGTGGACCGACCGCTCCCGCACCAACCTGGGCGTCGACACCCTCGACCTCGTGCAGTTGCACTGCCCGCCGTCCGCGGTGATCGACGCCGACGAGACGTACGACGCGCTCGACGCCCTCGTCGCCGACGGTGCGATCGCCGCCTACGGCGTCTCGGTCGAGACCTGCGCACAGGCGCTCTCCGCCATCTCGCGTCCCGGGGTGACGAATGTGCAGATCATCGTCAACCCCTTCCGACTCAAGCCGCTCGACGAGGTCCTCCCCGCCGCTGACGCCGCAGGCGTGGCGATCTTCGCTCGCGTCCCGCTCGCCTCGGGCCTGCTGAGTGGCCGATACACGGCTGCGACCTCGTTCGCCGGCAACGATCACCGCTCCTACAACCGCAACGGCGAAGCCTTCGATCGGGGCGAGACGTTCTCCGGAGTGGACTACGAGACCGGGCTCGTCGCAGCGGAAGAATTGAGCGCTGCTCTCCCCGAGGGGGTGTCTCTCCCGGCGGCATCCCTCGCCTGGATCGCGTCCCGTCCCGGTGTCACCTCCGTCATCCCCGGAGCGCGCACAACGGCCCAGGCGCAGTCGAATGCGGCGGCGGGTCTGATCGACCCCGCGACCCTCGAGACGTTCGCCGCCGCGGTCGTCGACGTCTACGACCGGAGGCTGCGGGCCGACATCCACCCGCAGTGGTGATCGCCGGGGTGGGGATGCTGCCCACCCCCGCTTGCGAGAAGTCGCTACCGTGACGGCATGATCGTCGACGTCGCTGGGGTCCTCTTCCGCTGGGAATCGCGGAGGGACGACTGGTACTTCGTGCCGCTCTCTGAAGAGGTGAGCGCCGACATCCGTGACGTCCCGCGCCCGGGACGCGGCTTCGGGTCGGTGCCGGTGCAGGTCACGATCGGCTCGTCGACGTGGCGGACGTCGGTCTTCCCCGACGCGGGCCGCGGGGTGTACGTCCTCCCGCTGAAACGGGCGGTCCGCGAACGCGAAGGCATCTCGGACGGAGACACGGTCCGCGCTCGGCTCGACGTTGTCGACGGCTGAGGTCGTGTTCGCCCCGTTCATCGGCGCCCTGGGACCGGTCGCCGTCGTCGCCGTGAGTCTCGCCTACGTATGGTTCGCCGTCGCCTCGATCGTGCTGGCCGTGATCGACGCCCGGACGCACCGCCTCCCCAACGCCTGGGTGATGCCGGGATACCCAGTCTTCGCTGTGCTCCTCGTCGTCGCGTGTCTGGCCGGCGCACCCTGGCCGTCCCTCCTCCGCGCGGCCATCGGCGGCGCTGCGCTCTTCGCGTTCTACCTCCTGCTCCGCGCCGCCGGCGGGGGAATGGGCGGGGGAGACGTCAAGCTCGCCGGAATCGTCGGGATCGCTCTCGGCTGGTCGGGGTGGGCGGCGCTCGCCGTCGGCGCATTCGCGGGGTTCGTCTTCGGCGGTGTGTACGGCGCGCTCCTGCTGGCCACCCGCCGCGCCGGTCGCCGGACGGCGGTGGCGTTCGGGCCGTGGATGCTGCTCGGCGCGTGGACCGGCATCCTCCTCGGCGGGGCTCTCGTCGAGCGAGTCGGGCTGTGACACCTTTCCGGCACTGACAGATCCCTGCCCTCGATGCAAGGGCGTTCGGGCAGGGCGGGTCCGTGACTACCGTGAAGCCATGGCCGACGACACGAAGACCCCGCTCGTCCCGCGCCTGATCGCTCGCGCGCTCTCGTTCCGCGTCGTCCGCGCGTACCTCCGGTACAGCGAGCGCCGCGGCCCGCTCCTCGCCGACAGCGTCACGTATCGCACGCTCTTCAGCGTGTTCGCGGGGGTCCTCCTGGGCTTCTCGGTGGCCGCCCTGTGGCTCGCCGGCAACCCGCAGGCGTGGCAGAGCCTCATCAGCGCGGTCGACGGCGTCATCCCGGGGCTCATCGGCAAGGACGGCATCATCGACATCGAGAAGCTGGGTGAACCGGTCGCCTTCTCGTTCGCCGGGGCGTTCTCCCTCGTCGGCCTCGTGCTCGCGGCGATCGGCGCGATCGGCTCGCTTCGCGCGGCGCTCCGCACGATCGCCGACAAGGTGCACGACGACACCCTCGTATTCATCGTCCTCGGTCGGAACCTCCTCCTCGCCGTCGTCATCGGCGCAGGGCTGGTCGCCGCGGCTGCCGCGACGGTCCTCGGCACCGCGGGAGTCGGCCTGGTGGCGGGCTTCG
This DNA window, taken from Microbacterium sp. MM2322, encodes the following:
- a CDS encoding YihY/virulence factor BrkB family protein; its protein translation is MADDTKTPLVPRLIARALSFRVVRAYLRYSERRGPLLADSVTYRTLFSVFAGVLLGFSVAALWLAGNPQAWQSLISAVDGVIPGLIGKDGIIDIEKLGEPVAFSFAGAFSLVGLVLAAIGAIGSLRAALRTIADKVHDDTLVFIVLGRNLLLAVVIGAGLVAAAAATVLGTAGVGLVAGFVGVSAENPVTVGVSAVVGILVTFALDTAVVALLFRALSGVHAPARALWTGALIGGVGLTVLQQLSSLFVGGAGSNPLLASFASLIALLLWINLSCQVILIASSYIVTATLESEDRVRRVHGATTLVERRVQTAEDQVKAAADELRAAREALAAERSAG
- a CDS encoding DUF1905 domain-containing protein; the protein is MIVDVAGVLFRWESRRDDWYFVPLSEEVSADIRDVPRPGRGFGSVPVQVTIGSSTWRTSVFPDAGRGVYVLPLKRAVREREGISDGDTVRARLDVVDG
- a CDS encoding aldo/keto reductase, which encodes MHQRPLAATGRSVSSIGLGTWQLGADWGDVSEADALDVLATSVEAGVTLFDTADVYGDGRSETLIGRFLSSHPGHGVTVATKMGRRMDQVPENYTAANFRAWTDRSRTNLGVDTLDLVQLHCPPSAVIDADETYDALDALVADGAIAAYGVSVETCAQALSAISRPGVTNVQIIVNPFRLKPLDEVLPAADAAGVAIFARVPLASGLLSGRYTAATSFAGNDHRSYNRNGEAFDRGETFSGVDYETGLVAAEELSAALPEGVSLPAASLAWIASRPGVTSVIPGARTTAQAQSNAAAGLIDPATLETFAAAVVDVYDRRLRADIHPQW
- a CDS encoding LysR family transcriptional regulator, giving the protein MPTSLPDLSVAELRIVKAVGDTGSVTAAAVALGYSQPAVSQQLRRLESRLGMAVVERVGRRMRLTEAGRILARHAASITTALGAVAGELADLSGGRTGTVRLVGFPSASPTVLPRLMRRLAETDPGVSLTYVEAEPPEAVAAVRADRADIALTFSHPGGGTDAHGDSIRGLDARRIGAEDLLLVLPDGHPRTSDDVVELEALAADDWIAGCPRCRSHLLDSCSRAGFLPRIRFETDNVAAVEQLVAQRVGVATLPRLAVASFPLVDGVTTRPLASGDRRELHAVSARGAARVPAVATVLRHLESAVAEMTMPGPEASRSK
- a CDS encoding A24 family peptidase, with translation MSTAEVVFAPFIGALGPVAVVAVSLAYVWFAVASIVLAVIDARTHRLPNAWVMPGYPVFAVLLVVACLAGAPWPSLLRAAIGGAALFAFYLLLRAAGGGMGGGDVKLAGIVGIALGWSGWAALAVGAFAGFVFGGVYGALLLATRRAGRRTAVAFGPWMLLGAWTGILLGGALVERVGL